One genomic region from Pagrus major chromosome 24, Pma_NU_1.0 encodes:
- the dusp27 gene encoding serine/threonine/tyrosine-interacting-like protein 2, which yields MASTNESGEPGGQTVPVGEEEEERSVQGIQSHYLRCPSPSFSMASESRFSMISGSDAASIFMEPIHLSSAIAAKKIINEELPPRSVRAESVPESMLETAEQLMVEDLYNRVRDMIDDRSPYNTPCVLDIQRAMVQDRLEAPINPVDEVWPNIFIAEKSVAVNKARLKRMGITHILNTAHGTGVYTGESFYTGMNIRYMGIEVDDFPDADISVHFRSTAEFLDEALLTHKGKVLVVSMMGVSRSAVLVASYLMIFQHMAIMEALTSMRKKRPINPNEGFLKQLRELNESLMEERDDDDDTLSQCSVIDARARARIFGEGGDEDDDDDDTDKEEEQSMIGVKAQSIMMEEEEDGQSVMSSIASSAAAAALKSGVIGAQNRRDNQGPAHNQEEILLEQERREDGDEDDGLDSMIREWQRRNEKYQDDDWWEKQLNSDGEDVESLAEGRPKKTKEDTDVDSVTSEDVRAVKERLKRRNRRPPSDAMSTSSCTSYSDLWKQRLREIEEQAATRYRKKQDDEGSESTATEGGEGQKKNIDDEMESLLSDTTSMYNFCQKNKEKMTPLERWRIKRIQFGWNKKDREDGEKSSVGDGECGDGEGEAKTPAFKDVNLTAYQSWKLRQQKRFGEENKDEILEMSRGEDSAAIKRRQRREEILERSKKNLEESQSMCGWENESCVSGGTIPLSAFWAGAGVNGVPSVANDDNMSMLSGRSSVISSVSQPRSMRSAQSSVQVNPPVPPILPVPTVQGPGGEPMVNLSSIQNWIANVVSETIKQKQSEMSLPPPSRAGSELSYGGAASVFSGRGMDDDKASLLSGASYSSALSQGRGRAASVLSGGGSSSISGLTGRGSALGSTLDSTLGSRKNKITTTSVPLFSLFQDQVDMGKLDAMDKEIKSEMRGKMATYEKKKILEDNKRSTLYKKKKPKEDEDEEEERKKKEEEFLEETKKKEKPARTYGLSGCLNLNPALEKDKDTSIDDWLKSVRPPPRKPASGAEAEDPYDDLDASASEFDFSSRRASYAVDEEEEESYGVTSRYRSRLHEDLTSEDAEYSCNGFHSRAGRSYGAYADRDEATESYADLSTKRKSAYHSRYESSETEGRRSRREEANEEEDDIATFIAQTRQRIRARAAAEAEDDEVLVAWRAQQEAKSQSRSES from the exons ATGGCGTCGACCAATGAGAGCGGAGAGCCTGGTGGTCAGACGGTTCCTgtcggagaggaggaggaggagaggagcgtCCAAGGAATCCAGTCTCATTACCTCCGCTGTCCGTCCCCCAG ttTCTCCATGGCGTCAGAGTCCAGGTTCTCCATGATCTCAGGCTCGGACGCTGCGAGCATCTTCATGGAGCCCATCCACCTCTCGTCGGCCATCGCCGCCAAGAAGATCATCAACGAGG AGCTGCCGCCTCGCAGCGTGCGTGCCGAGTCCGTCCCGGAGTCCATGCTGGAAACCGCCGAGCAGCTGATGGTTGAAGACCTCTACAACCGGGTCAGGGACATGATCGATGACCGCAGCCCCTACAACACCCCCTGTGTGCTGGACATCCAGAGGGCCATGGTGCAGGACCGGCTGGAGGCTCCCATCAACCCTGTGGACGAGGTGTGGCCCAACATCTTCATAGCCGAGAA ATCTGTGGCGGTCAACAAGGCTCGTCTGAAGCGAATGGGCATCACCCACATCCTCAACACCGCCCACGGCACGGGCGTCTACACGGGCGAGTCTTTCTACACCGGCATGAACATCCGGTACATGGGCATCGAGGTGGACGACTTCCCCGACGCCGACATCTCCGTTCACTTTCGTTCCACCGCCGAATTCTTGGACGAGGCTCTGCTGACGCACAAGG GAAAGGTTCTTGTGGTTTCCATGATGGGCGTCAGTCGCTCTGCTGTCCTGGTGGCGTCCTACCTGATGATCTTCCAGCACATGGCCATCATGGAGGCGCTGACGTCCATGAGGAAAAAGCGCCCCATCAACCCCAACGAAGGCTTCCTGAAGCAGCTGCGAGAGCTCAACGAGAGCCTGATGGAGGAACGCGACGACGATGATGATACGCTCAGCCAGTGCTCTGTTATCGATGCACGCGCACGTGCTCGCATCTTCGGCGAGGGCggggatgaagatgatgatgatgatgatactgataaagaggaagagcagagtATGATTGGGGTGAAAGCACAGTCCAtcatgatggaggaggaggaggatggacaAAGCGTGATGAGCAGCATCGCCTCTTCAGCAGCTGCTGCGGCGCTCAAGAGCGGCGTGATTGGAGCGCAGAACCGACGGGACAATCAGGGACCGGCCCACAATCAGGAAGAGATTCTCCTCGAGCAGGAGCGCAGAGAAGATGGCGACGAAGATGACGGTCTCGACAGCATGATCCGCGAGTGGCAGCGGAGGAACGAGAAATATCAGGACGATGACTGGTGGGAGAAGCAGCTGAACAGCGACGGTGAGGATGTAGAATCTCTCGCCGAGGGTCGACCAAAGAAGACGAAGGAAGACACCGATGTGGACAGTGTCACCAGCGAGGACGTCCGAGCTGTGAAAGAGCGACTGAAGCGTCGCAACAGACGTCCCCCCTCAGACGCGATGTCCACCTCCAGCTGCACGAGTTACTCTGATCTTTGGAAGCAGCGCTTGAGAGAGATTGAGGAACAAGCTGCCACTCGCTACCGCAAGAAACAGGACGACGAAGGCAGCGAGAGCACCGCAACAGAAGGTGGCGAAGGACAGAAAAAGAACATTGATGATGAGATGGAGagcctcctctctgacaccacctcCATGTACAACTTCTGCCAGAAGAACAAGGAGAAGATGACGCCTCTGGAGCGTTGGCGCATCAAGAGGATCCAGTTCGGCTGGAACAAGAAAGATCGAGAAGACGGAGAGAAAAGTTCTGTCGGAGATGGAGAGTGTGGTGACGGCGAAGGAGAAGCGAAGACGCCAGCATTCAAAGATGTCAACCTGACGGCGTATCAGTCGTGGAAGCTCAGGCAGCAGAAGCGTTTTGGAGAGGAGAACAAGGATGAGATTTTGGAGATGAGTCGGGGCGAGGACTCTGCAGCGAtcaaaaggaggcaaagacgtGAGGAGATCCTGGAGCGTTCAAAGAAAAATTTAGAGGAGAGTCAGTCCATGTGTGGCTGGGAGAACGAAAGCTGCGTCAGCGGAGGGACGATACCTCTGTCCGCCTTCTGGGCTGGAGCTGGAGTGAATGGAGTGCCGAGCGTCGCCAACGATGACAACATGTCCATGCTGAGCGGCAGGTCGTCTGTCATATCCTCAGTTTCACAGCCTCGCAGCATGAGATCAGCGCAATCTTCAGTCCAAGTCAACCCTCCAGTTCCTCCCATCCTCCCAGTTCCTACTGTCCAGGGTCCCGGAGGCGAACCGATGGTAAATCTCTCCAGCATCCAAAACTGGATCGCTAACGTCGTCTCCGAAACGATCAAACAGAAGCAAAGCGAGATGAGCCTGCCTCCTCCGTCACGTGCTGGTTCAGAGCTCAGCTATGGCGGTGCAGCGAGCGTGTTTTCAGGTCGCGGCATGGACGATGACAAAGCGTCCTTGTTGAGCGGCGCCTCCTATTCCAGTGCCCTGTCTCAGGGTCGTGGCAGGGCAGCGTCAGTCCTCTCAGGTGGCGGGTCGAGCAGCATCTCTGGTCTCACTGGAAGAGGCTCGGCTCTGGGCTCCACCCTTGACTCCACCCTGGGTTCAAGGAAGAACAAGATCACCACCACCAGCGTGCCTCTTTTCAGCCTCTTCCAAGACCAGGTCGACATGGGTAAACTGGACGCCATGGACAAGGAGATCAAGTCCGAGATGAGGGGCAAGATGGCCACTTATGAAAAGAAGAAGATCCTGGAAGACAACAAGCGCAGCACCCTCTACAAGAAAAAGAAACCgaaggaggacgaggatgaggaggaggagaggaagaagaaagaggaggagtttcttgaggagacaaagaaaaaggagaaaccaGCGAGGACTTATGGCCTCTCTGGGTGCCTGAACCTCAACCCTGCCTTGGAGAAAGATAAGGACACCAGCATCGACGACTGGCTGAAAAGCGTCAGGCCTCCTCCGAGGAAACCGGCCTCTGGAGCCGAAGCTGAGGATCCCTACGACGATCTTGATGCTTCCGCTTCCGAGTTCGACTTTTCAAGCCGCAGGGCCTCGTACGCTgttgatgaagaagaagaggaatctTACGGCGTCACCTCTAGATACAGATCGAGGTTGCACGAGGATCTAACGAGCGAAGACGCTGAATATTCCTGCAACGGGTTCCACAGCCGGGCAGGGAGATCGTACGGCGCTTACGCCGACAGGGACGAGGCAACTGAGAGCTACGCCGACCTCTCTACGAAGAGAAAGTCCGCTTATCATTCACGATATGAAAGCAGCGAGacggaggggaggaggagcaggagggaggaagccaacgaggaggaggatgacatCGCGACGTTCATCGCCCAAACCAGGCAGAGGATCAGAGCTCGGGCCGCCGCTGAGGCCGAAGACGACGAGGTGCTGGTGGCGTGGAGGGCGCAGCAGGAGGCGAAATCACAGAGCAGGAGCGAATCTTAG